Proteins found in one Herbiconiux sp. A18JL235 genomic segment:
- a CDS encoding LLM class flavin-dependent oxidoreductase gives MHFGYWTPVYGGFLRNVGDERMPATWDYIRQVSTLADRLGFHTTLVPELYLNDRKGVEAPSLEAWSLSSAILAVTERLRVMTAVRPGFHLPTVVAKTSATLSDIGYAASGTDRFALNLVAAWWAEEARQYGGTFAPHDDRYVQAGEFVEVLKGLWRETPFSFSGNYYDVDQAVLSPKPATAPVVFAGGESESGREAIASFADAYVLHGGTVEEAREKVADLDARRLRRVGEPFREFGMAAYVIVRDTEAEARRELERITTIDPASPGYASFEQFRANSRLDVELSKREYSVGTRGLRPNLVGTPEQVAERILEFERAGITLLLIQSSPLHEELERIATQVFPLVRQASPALV, from the coding sequence ATGCACTTCGGATACTGGACCCCCGTCTACGGCGGCTTCCTCCGCAATGTCGGCGACGAGAGGATGCCCGCCACCTGGGACTACATCAGGCAGGTGTCGACGCTCGCCGACCGGCTGGGCTTCCACACCACCCTGGTGCCCGAGCTCTACCTCAACGACAGGAAGGGCGTCGAGGCGCCGAGCCTGGAGGCCTGGTCGCTGTCGTCGGCGATCCTCGCCGTCACCGAGCGGCTGCGGGTCATGACCGCGGTGCGCCCGGGGTTCCACCTGCCCACGGTGGTCGCCAAGACCTCTGCCACGCTGAGCGACATCGGGTACGCGGCATCCGGAACCGACCGCTTCGCCCTCAACCTCGTCGCCGCCTGGTGGGCGGAGGAGGCCAGGCAGTACGGTGGCACCTTCGCCCCGCACGACGACAGGTACGTGCAGGCGGGCGAGTTCGTCGAGGTGCTGAAGGGGCTCTGGCGCGAGACGCCGTTCTCGTTCTCGGGCAACTACTACGACGTCGACCAGGCCGTGCTGTCGCCGAAGCCGGCGACGGCACCGGTGGTGTTCGCGGGCGGTGAGAGCGAGTCGGGCCGCGAGGCCATCGCGTCGTTCGCCGACGCCTACGTGCTGCACGGCGGCACGGTCGAGGAGGCGCGTGAGAAGGTCGCCGACCTCGACGCACGTCGGCTGCGGCGTGTGGGCGAGCCGTTCCGGGAGTTCGGCATGGCGGCCTACGTCATCGTGCGCGACACCGAGGCCGAGGCGCGGCGCGAGCTCGAACGCATCACCACAATCGACCCGGCCTCCCCCGGCTACGCCTCCTTCGAGCAGTTCCGGGCGAACTCCCGCCTCGACGTCGAGCTGTCCAAGCGCGAGTACTCGGTGGGCACGAGGGGCCTCCGGCCGAACCTCGTGGGCACGCCCGAGCAGGTGGCCGAGCGCATCCTCGAGTTCGAGCGGGCCGGCATCACGCTGCTGCTCATCCAGTCCTCCCCGCTGCACGAGGAACTCGAGCGCATCGCCACCCAGGTCTTCCCCCTCGTGCGCCAGGCCTCCCCCGCCCTCGTCTGA
- a CDS encoding glucosidase, which produces MSFDAVPAPDARPDTGDAYEGGPERVPRAEPGAERGAERRRLAEADAAGPGSPGAWRDWGPYLAERAWGTVREDYSVSGDAWRFFPHDDARSRTYRWNEDGMAGFCDEQQRWCLGLALWNGADPILKERMFGLAGPEGNHGEDAKEYWWYLDATPSHSWQRWRYHYPQAAFPYERLVEENARRGKDEPEFELADTGVFDDDRFWVVTVDYAKASAHDLLMTVTVENAGPEEATLHVLPSLWLRDTWSWDLEQPPRPRLRTVDGEPTAVVAELPGDEELLLRLDPSLDRITGTRAADTAAPADRLLYCENESNRSRLYDEPATTPYPKDGIGDHVVSGTPTVNPAGEGSKAAFHRILTVPPGESRELRLRLTRRADAPAAATAFADFAATVATRRAEADDFYASVLPAQADEEEHRIARQAFAGLLWSKQFYHFDVRRWLAGDPTAPPPPRGRGARRNGDWRHLSSHDVILMPDPWEYPWFAAWDLAFHCVTLAHIDPEFAKRQLVLILREWYMHPNGQLPAYEWDFGDVNPPIEAWAALRVFEIDGSRDFHFLSRIFHKLLMNFTWWTNNKDHGDNNLFEGGFMGLDNIAPLDRSTLPPEVGTLEQADATGWMATYALHLLDMALLLTAHDPAYEDVATKFLEHFLAIAGSANEAGLWDDTDAFYYDVLHLADGRDVPMKVRSLVGLVPVTASLVFEREKMGELDEFVRRGAVFLDRHPAYRSLVHIRRGADGVKSLLAFVTPEKLERVLTGVVDETRMLSPYGIRSISAWHREHPFRVEVDGVEAVVDYEPGESTSGLFGGNSNWRGPVWFPLNVLIIESLRGYDVSLGERHTVEYPAGSGVQHSFGEIADDLAKRLVSLFRRAPDGGPRPSDARYPLLSEHPRWRENIAFYEYFHGDTGQGLGASHQTGWTALVAHLIVTRRR; this is translated from the coding sequence ATGAGCTTCGACGCTGTGCCCGCGCCCGACGCCCGACCCGACACCGGCGACGCGTACGAGGGCGGCCCCGAGCGCGTGCCTCGAGCCGAGCCGGGCGCCGAGCGGGGCGCCGAGCGACGGAGGCTCGCCGAGGCGGATGCCGCCGGGCCGGGCTCGCCGGGCGCCTGGCGCGACTGGGGACCCTACCTCGCCGAGCGCGCCTGGGGCACGGTACGAGAGGACTACTCGGTGAGCGGCGACGCGTGGCGGTTCTTCCCTCACGACGACGCCCGATCGCGCACCTACCGCTGGAACGAAGACGGTATGGCCGGCTTCTGCGACGAGCAGCAGCGCTGGTGCCTCGGTCTCGCGCTGTGGAACGGCGCAGACCCCATCCTGAAAGAGCGGATGTTCGGGTTGGCGGGCCCCGAGGGCAACCACGGCGAAGACGCCAAGGAGTACTGGTGGTACCTCGACGCCACCCCCTCTCATTCCTGGCAGCGCTGGCGCTACCACTACCCGCAGGCCGCCTTCCCCTATGAGCGGCTGGTCGAGGAGAACGCCCGTCGCGGCAAGGACGAGCCCGAGTTCGAGCTCGCCGACACCGGCGTGTTCGACGACGACAGGTTCTGGGTGGTCACCGTCGACTACGCCAAGGCCAGCGCCCACGACCTGCTCATGACCGTGACCGTCGAGAACGCGGGCCCCGAGGAGGCGACCCTCCACGTGCTGCCGAGCCTGTGGTTGCGCGACACCTGGAGCTGGGATCTCGAGCAGCCGCCGAGACCGCGCCTCCGCACGGTCGACGGCGAGCCGACCGCCGTGGTCGCCGAGCTCCCCGGCGACGAGGAGCTGCTGCTGCGCCTCGATCCCAGCCTCGACCGCATCACCGGCACGCGCGCCGCCGACACCGCAGCCCCCGCCGACCGTCTCCTGTACTGCGAGAACGAGAGCAACCGCTCCCGCCTCTACGACGAACCCGCCACCACCCCCTACCCGAAAGACGGCATCGGCGATCACGTCGTCTCCGGCACCCCCACCGTGAACCCCGCGGGCGAGGGTTCGAAGGCCGCGTTCCACCGCATCCTCACCGTTCCTCCCGGCGAGAGCCGCGAGCTGCGGCTGCGGCTCACCAGACGAGCGGATGCTCCTGCCGCAGCCACGGCGTTCGCCGACTTCGCCGCCACGGTCGCGACTCGACGAGCCGAGGCCGACGACTTCTACGCATCCGTCCTCCCCGCCCAGGCCGACGAGGAGGAACACCGCATCGCCCGCCAGGCCTTCGCCGGTCTACTCTGGTCGAAGCAGTTCTACCACTTCGACGTGCGCCGCTGGCTGGCCGGCGACCCGACGGCTCCGCCCCCGCCGCGCGGTCGCGGGGCTCGGCGCAACGGCGACTGGCGGCACCTGTCGAGCCACGACGTCATCCTCATGCCCGACCCGTGGGAGTACCCGTGGTTCGCCGCCTGGGACCTCGCCTTCCACTGCGTGACCCTCGCCCACATCGACCCGGAGTTCGCCAAGCGGCAGCTCGTGCTCATCCTGCGCGAGTGGTACATGCATCCGAACGGGCAGCTGCCCGCCTACGAGTGGGACTTCGGCGACGTGAACCCGCCGATCGAGGCCTGGGCGGCGCTCCGGGTGTTCGAGATCGACGGGTCGCGTGACTTCCACTTCCTCAGCCGCATCTTCCACAAGCTGCTGATGAACTTCACCTGGTGGACGAACAACAAGGACCACGGTGACAACAACCTGTTCGAGGGCGGCTTCATGGGCCTCGATAACATCGCGCCGCTCGACCGGTCGACCCTGCCGCCCGAGGTCGGCACCCTCGAGCAGGCCGACGCCACCGGCTGGATGGCGACCTACGCGCTGCACCTGCTCGACATGGCGCTGCTGCTCACCGCTCACGACCCGGCCTACGAAGACGTGGCGACCAAGTTCCTCGAGCACTTCCTCGCCATCGCGGGCAGCGCCAACGAGGCGGGGCTGTGGGACGACACAGACGCCTTCTACTACGACGTGCTGCACCTGGCCGACGGCCGTGACGTGCCGATGAAGGTGCGGTCGCTGGTGGGTCTCGTGCCGGTGACGGCCTCGCTCGTGTTCGAGCGCGAGAAGATGGGCGAGCTCGACGAGTTCGTGCGCCGGGGCGCCGTCTTCCTCGACCGCCACCCGGCGTACCGCTCGCTCGTGCACATCCGTCGCGGTGCCGACGGGGTGAAGAGCCTGCTCGCCTTCGTGACGCCCGAGAAGCTCGAGCGCGTGCTCACCGGTGTCGTCGACGAGACGCGGATGCTGTCGCCCTACGGGATCAGGAGCATCTCGGCCTGGCATCGCGAGCATCCGTTCCGGGTCGAGGTCGACGGGGTCGAGGCGGTCGTCGACTACGAGCCAGGGGAGTCGACCTCGGGCTTGTTCGGGGGCAACTCGAACTGGCGCGGGCCGGTGTGGTTCCCGCTCAACGTGCTCATCATCGAGTCGCTGCGCGGCTACGACGTGAGTCTCGGCGAACGGCACACGGTGGAGTACCCGGCGGGCTCGGGCGTGCAGCACAGCTTCGGCGAGATCGCCGACGACCTGGCGAAGCGACTGGTGTCGCTGTTTCGGCGCGCGCCCGACGGGGGGCCGCGGCCCTCGGATGCGCGGTATCCGCTGCTGTCGGAGCACCCGCGGTGGCGGGAGAACATCGCGTTCTACGAGTACTTCCACGGCGACACCGGGCAGGGGCTCGGGGCCTCGCACCAGACGGGGTGGACGGCGCTGGTGGCGCACCTGATCGTGACGCGGCGGCGCTGA